A genomic segment from Fusarium fujikuroi IMI 58289 draft genome, chromosome FFUJ_chr04 encodes:
- a CDS encoding putative phospholipid:diacylglycerol acyltransferase LRO1: MAKNLRRRNVQGQDEDTKTNESDDASREESSATDPTTHVRVVEHAVPKTRKRRNTFIFFLGSLFGIIAAGFFASSNDLIDLPEFTDLSMDNLLDALPAGLVKDIRDLIQGERDFAESYEPFSIGTKARAEGLEAHHPVIMIPGVISTGLESWGTANISKAYFRKRLWGSWTMMKALVMDKEVWKKHVMLDKRTGLDPPNVKLRAAQGFDATDFFITGYWIWSKIFENLASVGYDPTNSFTAAYDWRLSYPNLEVRDRYFTRLKSHIEVALEVDNRKVVLASHSMGSQVLFYFFHWVQSERGGRGGQDWVERHVEAWINISGCMLGAVKDLTAVLSGEMRDTAQLNPFAIYGLEKFLSKEERAEIFRGMPGISSMLPIGGNAVWGNLTWAPDDLPGQNRSYGSLLNFRVGSNWTTPDRNFTVEEGLSYLLNTTEDWYQDQLKGSYSRGVAHTVAEVEANELDPKKWINPLETRLPLAPSLKIYCFYGVGKPTERGYYYRSPDQPLMTNLNITMDTGFTEGDVDHGVIMGEGDGTVNLLSTGYMCNHGWNMKRYNPAGVKVTVVEMPHEPERFNPRGGPRTADHVDILGRYNLNELLLRVAGGKGDTITNYVVSNIKEYASRVKIYDDHHEENEEVKRKS; this comes from the coding sequence ATGGCGAAAAACCTGCGGCGCCGAAATGTTCagggtcaagatgaagatacGAAAACGAACGAGAGCGACGATGCTTCGAGGGAGGAAAGCTCAGCGACCGACCCGACAACGCACGTTCGAGTTGTAGAGCACGCCGTTCCAAAGACCCGGAAGCGGCGCAATACcttcattttctttcttgGCAGTTTGTTTGGAATAATCGCCGCCGGGTTTTTCGCTTCCAGCAACGATCTTATCGACCTTCCCGAGTTCACCGACTTGTCCATGGACAACCTATTAGATGCTCTGCCAGCTGGATTGGTCAAGGACATACGCGATCTAATCCAAGGCGAGCGCGACTTTGCAGAATCATATGAGCCTTTCTCTATCGGAACCAAAGCACGAGCTGAAGGTCTTGAAGCACACCATCCCGTGATCATGATACCAGGCGTCATTTCGACGGGACTCGAGTCTTGGGGAACAGCCAATATCTCAAAGGCTTACTTCAGGAAGCGGCTTTGGGGAAGCTGGACCATGATGAAAGCCTTGGTCATGGACAAGGAGGTCTGGAAGAAGCATGTGATGCTCGACAAGAGGACAGGACTTGATCCGCCAAACGTGAAACTAAGAGCTGCCCAGGGCTTCGATGCCACCGATTTCTTTATCACAGGTTATTGGATTTGGAGCAAGATCTTTGAGAATCTTGCTTCGGTTGGCTACGACCCGACGAACTCCTTCACAGCTGCTTATGATTGGCGCTTGTCCTACCCTAACCTCGAGGTGCGAGACCGATATTTCACCCGACTCAAATCACACATTGAAGTTGCGCTGGAGGTGGACAACAGAAAGGTTGTCTTAGCATCGCACAGCATGGGCAGCCAGGTCTTGTTCTACTTTTTCCACTGGGTGCAATCAGAGAGAGGCGGCCGTGGTGGCCAGGACTGGGTTGAGCGACACGTCGAGGCTTGGATCAACATTAGCGGATGCATGCTCGGGGCAGTCAAAGATCTAACTGCTGTACTGTCTGGTGAGATGCGCGATACAGCTCAGTTGAACCCCTTTGCGATCTACGGCCTGGAAAAGTTTCTGAGCAAGGAAGAGAGGGCTGAAATTTTCCGCGGCATGCCCGGTATATCATCTATGCTACCCATTGGTGGCAACGCCGTCTGGGGTAATCTGACATGGGCCCCAGATGACTTGCCAGGTCAGAATCGTTCGTACGGATCTTTATTGAACTTCAGAGTCGGGTCGAACTGGACAACTCCTGATCGTAACTTCACTGTTGAGGAGGGCTTGTCCTACTTACTCAACACGACTGAGGATTGGTACCAGGATCAGCTCAAGGGGAGTTATTCTCGTGGCGTTGCCCACACTGTTGCCGAAGTCGAAGCCAATGAGCTGGACCCCAAGAAATGGATCAATCCTCTTGAGACCCGACTACCACTTGCACCTAGCCTCAAAATTTACTGCTTCTATGGCGTTGGGAAGCCTACGGAGCGAGGATACTATTACAGGTCCCCTGACCAGCCTCTGATGACaaacctcaacatcaccatggATACGGGCTTTACCGAAGGCGACGTCGATCACGGCGTTATCATGGGTGAGGGCGACGGGACTGTGAACCTCCTCAGCACAGGTTACATGTGCAATCATGGCTGGAACATGAAACGCTACAATCCAGCAGGCGTCAAGGTCACAGTCGTTGAAATGCCCCACGAGCCAGAGCGTTTCAACCCTCGCGGTGGACCTCGCACAGCTGACCACGTCGATATCTTGGGGCGATACAACCTGAacgagctgctgctgcgggTGGCTGGTGGAAAAGGTGACACGATTACGAACTATGTTGTCAGCAACATTAAAGAATATGCATCTAGAGTCAAGATTTATGATGATCACCATGAAGAGAACGAGGAGGTAAAGAGAAAGTCATAG
- a CDS encoding probable MAK3-N-acetyltransferase, protein MAPTKIDNIPGELRYVQYEHALEAQYLPAIRALISKDLSEPYSIYVYRYFLCQWAHLCFMALNPVDASLIGVIVCKLEVHASHSNPTRRGYIAMLAVASDFRGHGIATTLVKKAIDAMTKRNADEIVLETEETNVAAMRLYEQLGFLRTKKLHRYYLNGNSAYRLVLPLKYIDLDASANDLEIIDV, encoded by the exons ATGGCCCCTACCAAAATTGACAACATTCCTGGCGAGTTACGCTACGTACAATATGAACATGCCCTTGAGGCTCAATATTTACCCGCCATCCGGGCATTGATCTCAAAGGACTTGAGTGAGCCTTATAGTATCTATGTATATCGGTATTTCTTATGCCAGTGGGCACATCTCTGCTTCATG GCACTGAACCCAGTCGACGCATCTCTCATCGGCGTTATAGTATGCAAGCTGGAAGTCCATGCTTCACACTCCAACCCCACTCGAAGAGGCTACATCGCCATGTTGGCCGTTGCTTCTGACTTCCGTGGCCATGGTATTGCAACAACCctcgtcaagaaggccatcGACGCCATGACCAAGCGCAATGCGGACGAAATTGTCCTCGAGACTGAAGAGACCAACGTCGCTGCTATGCGATTGTACGAACAGCTCGGTTTTTTACGCACTAAGAAGCTACACCGATACTACCTCAATGGCAACAGTGCATATCGACTTGTTCTGCCCCTTAAGTACATCGACCTTGACGCCAGCGCTAATGATCTTGAAATCATCGATGTATAA